One Roseimaritima multifibrata DNA window includes the following coding sequences:
- the priA gene encoding replication restart helicase PriA → MLSDSVAFPQSEFPSSLRPSEIMPAASSSSDDPSRQAELFETDPPPWELEAEEDFEAAAIVFSENPYGPLHYKIPPALEGIVQPGLRVRVPLGRGNRTVVGWCIGVEKSELPARALKDILAVTDEDPLCDARLIKLVLWMSHYYQAPAGQVFDALIPAGVRSGAGTREQVFFTPAAMALDDAQVDALPVKQQSAIRQLLISDKPLTAVQIADLAECTEGPIRELRKKGFLRAETRRVLTASGPPPSRKNFQKGEIPDLTGPQAEAYEQIRDAVHKDQQHTFVLHGVTGSGKTEVYIRSIEAAVAQGKQAIVLVPEISLTPQTRHRFQNRFAEVAVLHSQMSAVERHYHWQRIRSGQVQVVVGARSAIFAPLPRLGLIVLDEEHDGSFKQDKAPRYHARRVAYVRSQIEKIPLVLGSATPSLETWHATNTGHATLIQLNQRIADRPMPHVQLVDLRTPGERTGGAISRPLQNAVKETLAENGQVILLLNRRGFATTIQCPSCGHVVACPECDMPLTHHRDGGKAVCHYCDYQIPTPPWCPACRFDGIRYSGLGTQKLEVEVKARFPGAKIARMDSDTMRRPGSHERVLAAFREGELQILLGTQMIAKGLDFPNVLLVGVINADSALHFPDFRASERTFQLVTQVAGRTGRGDRGGRVVVQTFSPEHPAIQAASHHDYQTFAETEMLQRRKYDYPPLGSVARIIIRGPVEETTEAFADTIVEKLELTRDKLAAEVRILGPAPPPVAKIRGKYRFHILLQAKDSTSLGETIRRAVAMLKTNSKDEIQFVIDIDPIDML, encoded by the coding sequence ATGTTGTCAGATAGCGTTGCATTTCCACAATCTGAATTCCCTTCCTCTCTGCGGCCCAGCGAGATCATGCCAGCGGCCTCATCCTCGTCCGACGACCCGAGCCGCCAGGCGGAGCTTTTTGAAACCGATCCGCCTCCCTGGGAACTGGAAGCTGAGGAGGATTTTGAAGCGGCCGCGATCGTTTTTTCGGAAAACCCTTACGGCCCACTGCATTATAAAATTCCTCCCGCACTGGAAGGGATCGTGCAGCCAGGTTTGCGGGTTCGAGTTCCACTGGGGCGTGGGAATCGAACCGTGGTGGGCTGGTGTATCGGGGTGGAAAAAAGTGAACTGCCGGCCCGTGCGTTAAAAGATATTCTGGCGGTTACCGATGAAGACCCACTGTGTGATGCCCGCTTGATCAAGCTGGTTCTTTGGATGAGCCACTACTATCAGGCACCCGCGGGGCAGGTGTTTGATGCTTTGATTCCCGCTGGGGTGCGGTCGGGGGCGGGGACAAGGGAGCAGGTCTTTTTTACCCCCGCTGCGATGGCTTTGGATGACGCACAAGTCGATGCGTTGCCAGTCAAACAACAGTCGGCGATCCGCCAGTTGTTGATCTCCGATAAACCGTTGACGGCGGTGCAGATTGCGGACCTTGCCGAGTGTACGGAAGGACCGATTCGGGAACTGCGAAAGAAGGGGTTCTTGCGGGCGGAGACACGAAGAGTGTTGACGGCCAGTGGTCCACCGCCGTCCCGCAAAAATTTTCAAAAGGGAGAAATCCCTGATCTGACCGGCCCGCAGGCGGAAGCGTACGAGCAGATTCGAGATGCGGTTCACAAGGATCAGCAGCATACGTTTGTGTTGCATGGAGTCACCGGCAGCGGAAAGACGGAAGTCTATATCCGTTCGATCGAAGCCGCCGTGGCTCAGGGCAAACAAGCGATTGTCCTTGTGCCCGAGATCAGTTTGACTCCGCAAACGCGTCACCGTTTTCAGAATCGGTTTGCCGAAGTGGCGGTTTTGCATTCGCAGATGAGTGCCGTGGAAAGGCATTATCATTGGCAGCGGATTCGCAGCGGCCAAGTGCAAGTGGTGGTGGGAGCACGGAGCGCCATTTTTGCTCCCTTGCCACGCTTGGGATTAATCGTTCTGGACGAGGAACATGATGGATCGTTCAAGCAGGATAAAGCCCCGCGATACCATGCCCGCCGAGTCGCCTACGTTCGCTCGCAGATCGAAAAAATCCCGTTGGTGTTAGGGAGTGCGACGCCTTCATTGGAAACCTGGCACGCAACCAACACGGGGCACGCGACTCTAATCCAGTTGAACCAACGTATTGCCGACCGCCCGATGCCACACGTGCAGTTGGTCGATTTGCGGACTCCAGGTGAGCGGACCGGCGGAGCGATCAGCCGTCCCTTGCAGAATGCGGTCAAAGAAACGCTGGCCGAAAATGGGCAGGTCATTTTACTGCTGAATCGAAGAGGGTTCGCGACCACCATTCAGTGTCCTTCCTGCGGGCATGTGGTGGCGTGTCCCGAATGCGATATGCCGTTGACGCATCACCGGGATGGCGGCAAGGCGGTCTGTCATTACTGCGATTACCAAATCCCTACGCCTCCGTGGTGTCCAGCCTGTCGGTTTGATGGGATCCGCTATAGCGGGCTGGGAACCCAAAAATTAGAAGTCGAGGTGAAGGCTCGATTTCCTGGCGCCAAAATCGCTCGGATGGATAGCGATACGATGCGGCGCCCCGGCAGCCATGAGCGAGTCTTGGCAGCCTTCCGTGAAGGCGAACTGCAGATCCTGTTGGGAACCCAGATGATTGCCAAGGGACTTGATTTTCCAAATGTGTTGCTGGTGGGCGTCATCAACGCGGACAGCGCGTTGCATTTCCCCGATTTCCGTGCTTCCGAACGAACGTTTCAGTTGGTGACTCAGGTTGCCGGCAGGACCGGGCGGGGGGATCGCGGAGGCCGTGTGGTCGTGCAGACGTTTTCACCGGAGCACCCGGCCATTCAGGCAGCGTCCCATCACGACTATCAGACATTCGCCGAAACGGAAATGCTGCAGCGAAGGAAGTATGATTACCCACCGCTCGGTAGCGTGGCGCGGATAATCATTCGTGGACCGGTGGAAGAAACGACCGAAGCGTTTGCCGACACGATCGTAGAAAAACTGGAATTAACGCGAGACAAACTCGCCGCGGAAGTGAGGATCTTGGGACCTGCACCGCCTCCCGTCGCAAAGATCCGTGGGAAGTACCGCTTTCATATCTTGTTGCAGGCGAAAGATTCGACATCGTTAGGAGAAACGATTCGAAGAGCGGTCGCGATGTTGAAAACAAATTCAAAAGACGAAATCCAGTTCGTCATCGATATCGATCCGATCGACATGCTGTAA
- the nadD gene encoding nicotinate (nicotinamide) nucleotide adenylyltransferase, whose product MRIGLFGGSFDPIHLGHLLIAVHAWESLRLDQLRLVPAAHSPLKPTDSHTAAEHRLEMLRLAVGGTPFLEVDDRELKRGGTSYTVDTLQSIHDEQPKADLVLIIGSDSLASFPRWHQPERLLQLATLAVVERGGEAESDFSVLNDFADSATIEKSLQHRVAMPQIEISSSEIRRRVAAKQTIRFQTPRAVEAYIEAHKLYTK is encoded by the coding sequence ATGCGAATCGGCCTCTTTGGCGGCTCTTTTGACCCGATACATTTAGGACACTTGCTGATCGCGGTGCATGCCTGGGAATCGTTGCGGCTAGATCAATTGCGGCTGGTGCCGGCCGCCCATTCGCCGCTAAAACCGACCGATTCGCATACCGCTGCAGAGCACCGACTAGAAATGCTTCGCTTGGCCGTCGGTGGCACGCCGTTCCTCGAAGTCGATGACCGAGAACTGAAGCGTGGGGGGACCAGCTACACGGTCGATACTTTGCAGTCGATTCACGATGAACAGCCGAAAGCGGACTTGGTCCTGATCATCGGATCCGATTCCCTCGCCTCCTTCCCGCGATGGCACCAACCGGAGCGTCTCTTACAACTAGCAACTCTGGCCGTTGTGGAACGAGGCGGCGAAGCGGAATCCGACTTCTCCGTCCTCAACGACTTCGCGGATTCGGCAACGATCGAAAAATCCCTACAGCATCGTGTTGCGATGCCTCAGATCGAAATTTCCAGCAGCGAGATCCGTCGCCGTGTTGCCGCGAAGCAGACCATCCGCTTTCAAACGCCCCGAGCCGTGGAAGCCTATATCGAAGCCCACAAGCTGTACACGAAGTGA
- the dusB gene encoding tRNA dihydrouridine synthase DusB — translation MASQVNEKQHLDDGVRTLPPPPLKIGDVVVDPPILQAPMAGFTNAAFRQMVREYGGSGLQATEMVNARGFVWMDEHEAEHPDRLWGVADEPRPLAVQIWDNQPEVMAKVGKRLVDEYRVSVVDINFGCPVRQVTEKAHSGSYLLRDPDRMHEIIRQLVEACAPTPVTAKIRLGCSRDNINCNEIASVVEQAGAAALTVHGRTAQDFFKGSADWERISEIKSHLKNIPLIGNGDLDSAEKVVTAFQKYNVDGVMIARACLGRPWLFAQAAAALRGDPIPEDPSMEEQRDCMLRHFDLVVERFGAEKGTLLMRKYACCYAQGKRGARHFRTHVAKASTPAEFQSIVTEFFPLESQP, via the coding sequence ATGGCAAGTCAAGTAAACGAAAAACAACACCTAGACGACGGAGTGCGGACGTTGCCGCCTCCACCGCTGAAAATAGGCGACGTGGTTGTCGATCCTCCTATTCTACAAGCTCCGATGGCCGGATTCACGAATGCCGCCTTCCGGCAAATGGTAAGGGAATATGGCGGTTCGGGGCTGCAGGCGACCGAAATGGTCAATGCCCGCGGTTTTGTTTGGATGGACGAGCACGAAGCGGAGCACCCCGATCGGTTGTGGGGCGTCGCCGACGAACCGCGTCCGTTGGCGGTCCAGATTTGGGACAACCAACCGGAGGTCATGGCCAAAGTGGGCAAGCGGCTGGTCGACGAATACCGCGTCAGCGTCGTCGATATCAATTTCGGTTGCCCCGTGCGGCAGGTGACGGAGAAAGCCCACAGCGGAAGTTACCTGCTGCGTGATCCCGACCGGATGCACGAGATCATTCGGCAGTTGGTGGAAGCGTGTGCACCGACGCCGGTGACCGCGAAGATCCGTTTGGGGTGTTCACGCGACAACATCAATTGCAATGAAATCGCATCGGTTGTCGAACAGGCAGGTGCGGCGGCTTTGACCGTTCACGGGCGGACGGCTCAGGATTTTTTCAAAGGTTCAGCCGATTGGGAACGGATCTCGGAAATCAAATCTCATTTGAAAAACATTCCGCTGATCGGCAATGGAGACCTTGATTCTGCGGAGAAAGTGGTCACCGCGTTCCAGAAGTACAACGTCGATGGGGTCATGATTGCCAGGGCATGTTTGGGAAGGCCATGGTTGTTTGCCCAGGCCGCTGCGGCGCTCCGCGGCGACCCCATTCCAGAAGATCCCTCGATGGAAGAGCAGCGAGATTGCATGCTCCGCCATTTCGATTTGGTGGTCGAGCGATTCGGGGCGGAGAAGGGGACCTTGTTAATGCGGAAGTACGCTTGCTGTTACGCGCAGGGGAAACGAGGGGCACGGCACTTCCGGACCCATGTTGCCAAAGCGAGTACGCCAGCAGAGTTCCAGTCGATCGTCACCGAGTTCTTTCCTCTTGAATCGCAGCCCTAA
- a CDS encoding sulfatase family protein produces the protein MITLFCNANRPACIPHRQIHSDRLPGSRFWPVGTVQTLIFLLLGLSASGIKAADRPNVVWILSEDNSKHYLQLFDPAGTATPNIAAMAKEGVLFQRAFSNAPVCSVARTTLLTGCYAPRIGTQYHRRSKLAAMPTDVQMFPAYLRSAGYYTTNNRKEDYNAVKADNVWDDSSRKASWKNRPSTETPFFHMQTFVQSHEGSLHFSRQKMESEPTNHAPNKVTLAPYHPDTKTLRYTHARYLDRIQDIDQLVGDVIQQLEADGVLEETFVFYFGDHGGVLPRSKGYPYEAGLHVPLVVRVPEKFKDLSPLPRSSQTDGFVEFVDFGPTVLDLAGVEIPSGVDGIPFMGSQTTSAELEQRNEAFGYADRFDEKYDMIRTLRIGDWKYIRNYESFLPAGLQNNYRYRMLAYQEWRSQYRQGTLNPKQQQFYQAKPLEGLYNLQTDPHEINNLAQDPQYQERLVAMRTRLQERMQAMPDLSLIPESQLVAEGLDNPVQYGQKMKKRIAKYLQTVDLCLLPIDQAVPELRRALSSSDPLERMWAWTACCCIADQVSELESLAHKQSTQDPHRLTRIRATQFLAILGKTDPRPAIYKELASTKSTVEALEILNTAVYIQDHLTPGLKIDPEQLQFSFDVDPKGEVARRVLYFSN, from the coding sequence ATGATCACTCTTTTCTGCAATGCCAACCGCCCTGCCTGCATTCCTCATCGGCAAATCCATTCAGATCGGCTTCCCGGAAGCCGATTCTGGCCAGTCGGGACCGTGCAAACACTGATTTTTCTGCTATTGGGTCTCTCGGCCTCAGGCATCAAAGCTGCCGATCGTCCTAATGTGGTGTGGATTCTCTCCGAAGACAACTCCAAACACTACCTCCAGCTGTTCGATCCAGCCGGAACGGCCACCCCGAACATAGCCGCGATGGCAAAAGAGGGCGTCCTCTTCCAGCGAGCCTTTTCAAATGCGCCGGTGTGCTCCGTCGCTCGAACAACCCTGCTAACGGGTTGTTACGCTCCGCGAATCGGTACTCAGTACCATCGGCGATCCAAACTGGCCGCGATGCCAACGGACGTCCAGATGTTCCCAGCCTACCTCCGCTCGGCTGGCTACTACACCACCAACAACCGCAAAGAAGACTACAACGCAGTGAAGGCGGACAATGTCTGGGACGATTCGTCACGCAAAGCAAGTTGGAAAAACCGGCCCAGCACGGAGACACCATTTTTCCACATGCAAACCTTTGTTCAGTCGCACGAAGGCTCGCTCCACTTCAGCCGCCAAAAGATGGAATCCGAACCGACAAATCATGCGCCCAACAAAGTAACTCTCGCCCCTTACCACCCCGACACGAAAACCTTGCGGTACACCCACGCTCGCTACCTCGATCGGATTCAGGATATCGATCAATTGGTCGGTGACGTGATTCAACAGCTAGAAGCCGACGGGGTGCTGGAGGAGACCTTTGTTTTCTACTTTGGTGATCACGGAGGCGTCCTGCCACGGAGCAAAGGGTATCCGTACGAAGCGGGACTACATGTCCCTTTGGTTGTCCGGGTTCCCGAAAAGTTCAAGGACCTCTCTCCGTTGCCTCGATCCAGTCAAACCGACGGCTTTGTCGAGTTCGTTGATTTCGGCCCAACGGTTCTCGATTTGGCAGGGGTCGAAATCCCTAGCGGCGTCGATGGCATTCCGTTCATGGGCTCACAGACAACATCCGCTGAATTAGAACAACGCAACGAAGCGTTTGGCTACGCCGACCGCTTTGATGAAAAGTACGACATGATTCGTACCCTCCGCATCGGCGACTGGAAATACATCCGCAACTACGAATCCTTCCTGCCCGCTGGCCTGCAGAACAATTACCGTTACCGCATGTTGGCCTATCAGGAATGGCGCAGCCAGTACCGCCAGGGAACGCTGAATCCAAAGCAGCAGCAGTTCTACCAAGCCAAACCGCTGGAAGGATTGTACAACCTGCAAACCGACCCTCACGAAATCAACAACCTAGCTCAAGACCCGCAGTATCAAGAACGATTGGTAGCGATGCGTACGCGTTTGCAAGAACGGATGCAGGCGATGCCCGATTTAAGCCTGATCCCCGAAAGCCAACTTGTCGCCGAAGGACTCGACAATCCGGTCCAGTACGGGCAGAAAATGAAAAAGCGGATCGCCAAGTATTTACAAACCGTCGACCTGTGTTTATTGCCTATTGATCAAGCGGTACCAGAACTTCGACGTGCTTTATCCTCCAGCGATCCACTGGAACGCATGTGGGCCTGGACCGCCTGCTGCTGCATCGCCGACCAAGTAAGTGAACTGGAGTCCTTAGCCCACAAACAATCGACGCAGGACCCACACCGGTTAACCCGAATCCGTGCCACTCAATTCCTAGCAATCCTGGGAAAAACGGATCCACGACCAGCGATTTACAAAGAACTGGCCAGCACAAAATCGACGGTCGAAGCGTTAGAAATCCTCAACACTGCGGTCTATATCCAAGACCACCTGACTCCCGGATTGAAGATAGATCCGGAACAGTTACAGTTTTCCTTTGACGTCGACCCCAAAGGGGAAGTCGCCCGCCGCGTGCTGTACTTCAGCAACTAA
- a CDS encoding sulfatase-like hydrolase/transferase → MPRLRVTFSLFFSIALGSHLASESATRSDAAETERPNIVLVMADDQGWGDMGYNGHPVVKTPHFDQAASEGLRFDRFYAAAPVCSPTRASVMTGRNPNRSGVYKWGYPLRPQETTIAERLQQSGYATAHFGKWHLGSVRNQSPANPGKHGFDAWLSAPNFYDNDPILSKEGTAEKITGESSIVAADAAIEWMRSQPKEKPFFAVVWFGSPHSPHRAADEDRALYADQPKNQQDFLGEVTGMDRAFGKIRNELSTLGIRDNTILWYCSDNGALPRVGSTGGFRGNKGKIYEGGLLVPAILEWPAKIKHPVATEMRCTTCDIFPTLLAVAGAEPSPANVPLDGINLLPTFADLTLKTERPETLEFWDVNKKGIGTPAAEWMAELYAAQQQGKDLPPHPSSQDAAKLPSPVETIESLGGHSAIISGNWKLHRIVKGDSVEWELYDLKTDPYEKTDLIEKESSQADELKPKLMAWMDSVIGSLRGDDY, encoded by the coding sequence ATGCCCCGCCTCCGTGTCACGTTCAGTCTATTTTTCAGCATTGCCTTGGGAAGTCATTTGGCATCTGAATCCGCAACTCGATCCGATGCCGCCGAAACCGAGCGTCCGAACATTGTCCTAGTGATGGCAGACGACCAAGGCTGGGGGGACATGGGGTACAACGGGCATCCTGTCGTTAAGACACCTCATTTCGATCAAGCGGCATCGGAGGGACTGCGATTTGACCGGTTCTACGCCGCCGCTCCGGTCTGCTCGCCAACGCGAGCCAGCGTCATGACCGGGCGCAATCCAAACAGATCGGGCGTTTATAAGTGGGGGTACCCGTTGCGACCTCAGGAAACAACCATCGCCGAAAGACTTCAACAATCCGGTTATGCAACGGCACATTTTGGCAAATGGCATCTCGGTTCAGTACGGAACCAAAGCCCAGCGAACCCGGGCAAACACGGGTTCGATGCCTGGCTGAGCGCTCCCAACTTCTATGACAACGATCCGATCCTTTCCAAGGAAGGGACGGCCGAAAAGATTACAGGCGAAAGCTCGATCGTTGCAGCCGATGCCGCGATTGAATGGATGCGATCCCAGCCCAAAGAGAAACCTTTCTTTGCGGTTGTCTGGTTCGGATCGCCCCACAGCCCTCATCGTGCAGCGGACGAAGATCGTGCCCTCTATGCCGACCAACCTAAAAACCAACAAGACTTCCTCGGGGAAGTCACAGGAATGGACCGAGCCTTCGGAAAAATTCGCAATGAATTGTCGACGCTAGGTATCCGGGATAACACGATCCTCTGGTACTGCAGTGACAACGGCGCTCTACCCCGCGTCGGCAGCACCGGCGGGTTCCGTGGCAACAAAGGAAAAATCTACGAGGGAGGACTTTTGGTCCCCGCGATCTTGGAATGGCCTGCAAAAATCAAACACCCCGTTGCTACCGAGATGCGTTGCACGACCTGCGACATTTTCCCAACCCTCTTAGCGGTCGCGGGCGCGGAACCATCCCCCGCCAATGTCCCTCTCGACGGCATCAATCTGCTCCCCACATTCGCTGACCTTACTTTGAAAACAGAGCGACCAGAAACTCTCGAATTTTGGGATGTCAACAAAAAGGGAATTGGGACTCCTGCGGCAGAATGGATGGCGGAACTTTACGCTGCCCAACAACAAGGGAAGGACCTGCCGCCGCACCCGTCCAGTCAAGATGCCGCCAAGCTTCCATCCCCTGTCGAAACGATCGAAAGCCTAGGAGGGCATTCAGCGATCATTAGTGGCAACTGGAAACTGCACCGAATCGTCAAAGGTGATTCGGTTGAATGGGAACTATACGACCTGAAAACCGATCCGTATGAAAAGACCGACTTAATCGAAAAAGAATCCAGCCAGGCTGACGAACTAAAACCGAAGTTGATGGCTTGGATGGATTCTGTCATCGGCAGCCTCCGCGGCGACGATTACTAA
- a CDS encoding sulfite exporter TauE/SafE family protein → MHWYLMLAAAGFVAGVVNTIAGGGSFLTLPALMLFGLDPKIANGTNRVAILLSSGAAVATFQRQGMVDPAMVRRLVPPTILGVPIGAGLAIYLPGEAFQPVFGMLFLGMAVLLLLNPKRLLESDRKKELSSKVIWPVFMGIGVYVGFIQAGMGILLLLAMSFLNTGDLLASNVIKNWIGFLVTLVAVLLFVATGYVEWAPGLAMASGNLLGGIAGAKLAIKRGNRLIFAFLIIVMIATGTKLLFAGGF, encoded by the coding sequence ATGCACTGGTATCTAATGTTGGCAGCTGCTGGCTTTGTGGCAGGGGTTGTTAATACCATTGCAGGGGGTGGTTCGTTTCTGACCCTTCCCGCATTAATGCTATTCGGATTGGATCCGAAAATTGCAAACGGGACGAACCGCGTTGCGATTTTGCTGTCCAGCGGGGCCGCGGTTGCAACGTTCCAGCGACAAGGGATGGTCGATCCAGCGATGGTCCGACGTTTGGTGCCGCCAACAATTTTGGGGGTGCCAATCGGAGCCGGGTTAGCGATCTATTTACCCGGAGAGGCATTCCAACCGGTTTTTGGGATGCTGTTTTTGGGAATGGCAGTGCTGCTGCTATTGAATCCGAAACGTTTGCTTGAATCGGATCGCAAGAAGGAACTTTCGTCGAAAGTGATTTGGCCGGTTTTTATGGGGATTGGGGTCTATGTCGGTTTTATTCAGGCAGGTATGGGGATCTTGTTGCTGTTGGCAATGAGCTTTCTTAATACCGGTGACTTGTTGGCATCGAACGTTATCAAGAATTGGATTGGATTCTTGGTGACCCTCGTCGCCGTCCTGCTGTTTGTAGCCACGGGGTATGTGGAGTGGGCTCCAGGGCTGGCAATGGCATCAGGAAATTTGCTTGGCGGGATTGCGGGAGCCAAACTCGCGATTAAAAGAGGCAATCGGCTTATTTTTGCCTTCTTAATAATCGTGATGATCGCCACCGGAACGAAGTTGCTGTTTGCGGGTGGTTTCTAG
- a CDS encoding AP2/ERF family transcription factor, with the protein MHANRNITRIDRVHSGGYLVRVMRRKKLHSQFFSDLDYGGKRKALAAAREHRDDLESRLKSFSAKKLAQQTRSNNTSGIAGVRLVEETDHRWASKPTYKYWVAQWSPSKGVRKTKRYSVEKYGNDEAYRLAVKARKKGVASMES; encoded by the coding sequence ATGCACGCCAACAGGAATATTACACGGATCGATCGAGTCCACAGCGGTGGCTACTTAGTCCGCGTCATGCGACGCAAAAAACTTCATTCTCAATTCTTCTCGGACCTTGATTACGGCGGAAAACGAAAAGCTCTCGCCGCGGCACGCGAACATCGCGATGACCTGGAATCCCGTCTGAAGAGTTTCTCCGCTAAAAAACTAGCTCAACAAACTCGCTCCAATAACACCTCCGGGATCGCTGGCGTTCGTTTAGTCGAAGAAACCGACCATCGCTGGGCTTCGAAACCAACCTACAAATACTGGGTTGCACAGTGGAGTCCATCCAAGGGCGTCCGCAAAACGAAACGATACTCGGTTGAAAAATATGGAAACGACGAAGCCTATCGCTTGGCGGTAAAAGCCCGCAAGAAAGGCGTTGCTTCGATGGAGTCCTAG
- a CDS encoding efflux RND transporter periplasmic adaptor subunit — protein MKTRPLPSIFLAAICLSFPACDQVEQFRGGGLQIEGEHGGIAEVAAHEIIHSESEHHAEAHGEGHAEEGHGEGEHAGGEHHPQHKVLVTSPVAKDVISTQRYVCQIHSRRHIEIRALEGGYLEQVPVKEGQFVQKGTLMFKILPILYQAKLDSDIAESQRAQIEYNNTEKLVQQNVVSSQELALARAKLAQAQAKVKLAQAELDFANVKAPFDGIMDRLHEQIGSLVEEGDILTTLSDNEVMWVYFNVPEARYLEYKAALDASPAHADIQVELILANHDKFPQHGEIGAIEADFNNETGNIAFRADFPNPNALLRHGQTGTVLINRLLRNAIVIPQRATFEILAKRYAYVVDAENVVHQREIVIQTEMDDIFVIKDGLHAGERIVLEGLRQVRDGDKVKYEFIDPSVVLSNLKHKAE, from the coding sequence ATGAAAACGCGCCCGCTTCCGTCGATCTTTCTGGCAGCCATTTGTCTGTCTTTCCCTGCCTGTGACCAAGTCGAACAATTCCGTGGCGGAGGGCTCCAAATCGAAGGAGAGCACGGCGGCATTGCAGAGGTAGCCGCACACGAAATCATCCATAGCGAATCGGAACACCACGCAGAGGCACACGGTGAAGGTCACGCAGAAGAAGGACATGGTGAAGGGGAACATGCCGGCGGCGAACACCATCCACAACACAAGGTCCTTGTCACCAGTCCGGTCGCCAAGGACGTGATCAGTACCCAGCGGTACGTCTGCCAAATCCACTCCCGACGTCACATTGAAATTCGTGCACTGGAAGGTGGTTACCTCGAACAAGTCCCCGTCAAAGAAGGGCAGTTCGTGCAGAAAGGGACTCTCATGTTTAAGATCCTGCCGATTCTGTATCAGGCGAAACTTGATTCGGACATCGCCGAGTCCCAAAGGGCCCAAATCGAATACAACAACACGGAAAAACTAGTCCAACAAAACGTTGTCTCTTCCCAGGAATTGGCGCTTGCGAGAGCAAAACTGGCTCAAGCCCAGGCGAAAGTAAAACTGGCTCAGGCAGAACTCGATTTTGCAAATGTGAAAGCCCCCTTCGATGGCATTATGGACCGTCTGCATGAACAGATCGGCAGCCTTGTTGAAGAGGGGGACATCCTCACGACCCTCTCGGACAATGAAGTCATGTGGGTTTACTTTAATGTCCCTGAGGCTCGATACCTTGAATACAAGGCGGCCCTGGATGCCTCCCCAGCCCACGCCGATATTCAAGTTGAATTGATCCTGGCGAACCACGACAAATTCCCACAGCATGGCGAAATTGGTGCCATCGAAGCGGACTTCAACAACGAAACAGGGAACATCGCCTTTCGAGCCGACTTCCCAAATCCCAATGCGCTGTTGCGACATGGTCAAACCGGCACGGTGCTGATCAATCGGCTGTTGAGAAACGCCATCGTCATCCCTCAGCGAGCGACGTTTGAAATCCTCGCCAAACGCTACGCCTACGTAGTCGATGCCGAGAACGTGGTCCACCAGCGAGAGATCGTGATCCAGACCGAAATGGACGACATCTTTGTCATCAAGGACGGCCTTCACGCTGGCGAAAGAATTGTTCTTGAGGGTCTTCGTCAAGTCCGCGATGGCGACAAAGTGAAATACGAATTCATCGATCCTTCCGTGGTTCTTAGCAATCTGAAACATAAAGCAGAATAA